A DNA window from Thiothrix subterranea contains the following coding sequences:
- a CDS encoding DUF2256 domain-containing protein → MAHHKPTLPHKTCPVCQRPFAWRKKWEKCWDEVKYCSERCRRSRDTGAPHA, encoded by the coding sequence ATGGCACACCACAAACCCACCCTCCCCCACAAAACCTGCCCCGTCTGCCAACGCCCCTTCGCGTGGCGCAAAAAATGGGAAAAATGCTGGGATGAGGTGAAATACTGTTCCGAACGCTGCCGCCGCAGCCGTGACACGGGCGCACCCCATGCGTAA
- a CDS encoding cryptochrome/photolyase family protein encodes MRKLCLILGDQLDRASPLFKDFDPQLDCLWMAEVAQEATHVWSHKQRIALFLAAMRHFAAELTVKQYPLHYQQLDQHHATSLGEALALTLQTTSPAEVWLVRPGDYRVLLEIVATCKHYNTPLKLLSDTHFLSTPGEFRRWAGERKQLRMEYWYRELRKRYNILLEDGKQPIGGNWNYDSDNRKSFPKSGPTAVPAPPNFATDTITQAVIRLVNARFPDHPGTLDSLQWPVTPAQAQQALTRFLDQALPQFGDFQDAMWQNQPFLNHSLLASSLNLKLLNPLDVIRQAEARYWQHTVPLAAVEGFIRQILGWREYVRGLYWLHMPDWYEWNALDAQRNLPAFYWTGDTEMNCLRESIGQTLQHGYAHHIQRLMVTGLFAQLYGVKPIKVHEWYLAVYVDAVEWVELPNTLGMSQYADGGRMASKPYIASGKYIQKMSNYCQHCRFNPAKSVGQDACPFTTLFWDFLDRHEARFAAHPRMGFMVSNLRKLSATERDAIRAQAHHFRQQHST; translated from the coding sequence ATGCGTAAATTGTGCCTGATTCTCGGCGACCAACTCGACCGCGCCTCACCGCTATTCAAAGACTTCGACCCGCAACTTGATTGCCTGTGGATGGCGGAAGTCGCCCAAGAAGCCACGCACGTCTGGTCACACAAGCAACGCATTGCGCTGTTTCTCGCTGCGATGCGCCACTTCGCTGCCGAACTCACCGTCAAGCAATACCCCTTGCATTACCAGCAACTCGACCAGCACCACGCCACCAGTTTAGGCGAAGCACTGGCACTGACCCTGCAAACCACTTCGCCCGCCGAAGTGTGGCTGGTACGCCCCGGCGATTACCGCGTCTTGCTGGAAATTGTCGCCACCTGCAAGCACTACAACACCCCGCTGAAACTGCTCAGCGACACCCATTTCCTCTCCACTCCCGGCGAATTCCGCCGCTGGGCAGGCGAACGCAAGCAATTGCGCATGGAATATTGGTATCGGGAACTACGCAAACGCTACAATATTCTGCTCGAAGACGGCAAACAACCCATCGGTGGCAACTGGAATTACGACAGCGACAACCGCAAATCCTTCCCAAAATCCGGCCCGACTGCCGTGCCTGCGCCCCCAAACTTCGCCACCGACACGATTACGCAAGCAGTCATTCGGCTGGTGAATGCGCGTTTTCCCGATCACCCCGGCACACTGGATAGCCTGCAATGGCCGGTCACTCCCGCACAAGCGCAACAAGCGCTCACCCGTTTTCTTGATCAAGCCCTGCCCCAATTCGGCGATTTTCAAGATGCCATGTGGCAAAATCAGCCCTTCCTCAACCATTCCTTGCTTGCCAGCAGTCTCAACCTCAAGTTGCTGAATCCGCTGGATGTTATCCGCCAAGCCGAAGCGCGTTACTGGCAACACACCGTACCACTGGCTGCGGTAGAAGGTTTCATCCGCCAAATTCTCGGCTGGCGCGAATACGTGCGCGGCTTGTATTGGCTGCACATGCCCGACTGGTACGAATGGAACGCGCTCGATGCGCAACGCAATTTGCCCGCGTTTTACTGGACGGGTGACACCGAGATGAATTGCCTGCGCGAGAGCATCGGGCAAACCCTGCAACACGGTTACGCCCACCACATTCAACGGCTAATGGTCACGGGGCTATTCGCGCAGCTTTACGGCGTGAAACCCATCAAAGTACACGAATGGTATCTCGCCGTTTACGTCGATGCGGTCGAATGGGTGGAATTGCCCAACACGCTGGGCATGAGCCAATACGCGGATGGTGGGCGCATGGCGTCCAAACCGTACATTGCCAGCGGCAAATACATCCAAAAAATGAGCAATTATTGCCAGCATTGCCGTTTTAACCCTGCCAAATCGGTGGGGCAAGATGCCTGCCCGTTCACTACGCTGTTTTGGGATTTTCTGGATCGGCACGAAGCGCGGTTTGCCGCACACCCGCGCATGGGGTTTATGGTAAGCAACTTACGTAAATTATCCGCCACTGAGCGTGACGCGATTCGAGCACAAGCCCACCACTTTCGTCAACAGCATTCAACCTGA
- a CDS encoding ABC1 kinase family protein — protein MTTIDEKHNASVPAGRFARMARLGSLATGVAGGMIAEGARQLAQGNRPKVSDLLLTPANAKRVADELARLRGAAMKVGQLLSMDAGDMLPPELTEILSRLRSDAKPMPLSQLAKVLDENWGKGWNARFQQFSFQPLAAASIGQVHSAHTKDGRHLALKIQYPGVRESISSDVDNVATLLRLSGLIPKGVDYKHLLEEAKQQLHQEADYLQEAAHMRHYQTLLADSPEFTLAAVHDDFTTVNILAMTHIGGVPIESLVNAPQEERDRVVSLLMGLLFREIFSFRLVQTDPNFANYRYDRDTQQLILLDFGATREYPAYIAEGYQQVMQGAVQQDRAMMDAGAAQIGFFQEYIKPEQREAVLDLFVQACEPLRWQGAYDFGTSNLPSRIRDAGMALSMEQDYWHTPPADALFLHRKLGGLYLLAAKLRAQVDVGGLFAQYAL, from the coding sequence ATGACCACGATTGACGAAAAACACAATGCCAGCGTTCCCGCCGGTCGCTTTGCACGCATGGCACGCCTCGGCTCACTCGCCACGGGGGTTGCAGGCGGGATGATCGCCGAAGGTGCGCGGCAACTCGCGCAAGGTAATCGCCCCAAAGTCAGCGATTTGCTGCTAACCCCCGCCAATGCCAAGCGCGTTGCCGACGAGCTGGCACGGTTGCGCGGTGCTGCGATGAAAGTCGGGCAATTGCTGTCGATGGATGCGGGCGATATGTTGCCTCCCGAATTGACCGAGATACTCTCGCGCTTGCGTTCCGATGCCAAACCCATGCCATTGAGTCAATTGGCAAAAGTATTGGATGAAAACTGGGGCAAAGGCTGGAATGCACGCTTCCAACAATTTTCGTTCCAACCACTGGCGGCGGCGTCCATCGGGCAAGTGCACTCGGCACACACCAAAGACGGGCGGCATTTGGCGCTGAAAATCCAATACCCCGGTGTGCGCGAAAGCATTAGCAGTGACGTGGATAATGTGGCGACTTTATTGCGCCTCTCCGGTCTGATTCCGAAAGGCGTGGACTACAAACACCTGTTGGAAGAAGCCAAGCAACAATTGCACCAAGAAGCCGATTACCTGCAAGAAGCCGCGCACATGCGGCATTACCAAACCTTGTTGGCAGATAGCCCCGAATTCACGCTTGCTGCCGTGCATGACGATTTCACCACCGTGAATATTCTGGCAATGACGCACATTGGTGGCGTGCCGATTGAATCGCTGGTAAATGCGCCACAGGAAGAACGTGACCGCGTGGTGAGTTTGCTCATGGGCTTGTTGTTCCGCGAAATTTTCAGTTTCCGGCTGGTGCAAACCGACCCGAATTTTGCCAATTACCGTTATGACCGTGATACCCAGCAATTGATTTTGCTGGATTTTGGCGCAACCCGCGAATACCCCGCTTACATTGCCGAAGGTTATCAGCAGGTAATGCAAGGTGCCGTGCAACAAGATCGCGCCATGATGGACGCGGGCGCGGCACAAATCGGTTTCTTTCAGGAATACATCAAGCCCGAACAACGCGAGGCTGTGCTGGATTTATTTGTGCAAGCCTGCGAACCGTTACGTTGGCAAGGCGCGTATGATTTTGGCACCTCGAATCTGCCCAGCCGGATTCGCGATGCGGGCATGGCGTTGAGCATGGAACAGGATTATTGGCATACCCCGCCTGCGGATGCATTGTTTTTGCACCGCAAGCTGGGTGGGTTGTATTTGCTGGCGGCGAAGCTGCGGGCGCAGGTGGATGTCGGTGGGTTGTTTGCGCAATACGCGCTATAG
- the hsdR gene encoding EcoAI/FtnUII family type I restriction enzme subunit R: MIPELNHNEAKTRRKLIDKKLYTAQWEEIPTSDIDDEYVITPGPLIGGGQHGTPRKADYVLVYKGKKLAVIEAKRVRRDPTEGVQQAKDYATLLNTPFAYATNGKEIYRINMKTGQECYVDCYPTPDELWHMVYAQESDWRNKFAQIGFETKSGTWKPRYYQHNAIEAALEALISGKDRILLTLATGTGKTAIAFQIAWKLFHSRWNVKAWRGDTSVDRQPRILFLTDRNILANQAYNAFSAFPEDAMVRIAPNVIRKKKAVPKNGNLFFTIFQTFMTDTKDAAGNTTPSFGDYPPDFFDLIIIDECHRGGANDEGSWRGIMDYFSTAVQIGLTATPKRDGNVDTYKYFGEAVYTYSLKEGINDGFLTPFRIKRIVSTLDEYTHAADDEVLEGEVEEGRIYTEAEMNRVLEIEDRERHRVKTFMNLIDQSEKTLVFCATQQHALAVRNLINQMKRSTQPNYCVRVAADDGKEGERLLSAFQDNEKNIPTILTTSRKLSTGVDARNMRNIILMRPVTSMIEFKQIVGRGTRLFDFKDYFTLYDFVKAYEHFKDPEWDGEPEVCKVCNERVCICDAGDKPTPSIRAPNDCLQPPKRAKVKLAAGKADNIQNLISTEFLGEDGKPMSVQDYLQQFYTALPEFFKDEEELRALWSQPETRQGLLDGLQAKGYAAQQLQVISRAVNAERSDLFDVLAHIAFALPPKTREERIATHKTRIYQGYNYKQREFIEFVLGHYVDDGITELAPTKLKTFIDLKYQGIRDMPEELGKAADVKKLFVEFQQRLYAPL, encoded by the coding sequence ATGATTCCAGAACTCAACCACAACGAAGCCAAAACTCGCCGCAAGCTGATAGATAAAAAATTGTATACCGCGCAATGGGAAGAAATCCCAACGTCGGATATAGACGATGAATATGTCATAACACCGGGGCCATTGATTGGTGGTGGTCAACACGGCACACCGCGCAAAGCAGATTACGTTCTCGTTTACAAAGGTAAAAAGCTGGCAGTCATCGAAGCCAAACGGGTACGCCGTGACCCCACCGAAGGCGTACAACAAGCCAAAGATTACGCCACACTGTTGAATACACCCTTTGCCTACGCCACCAACGGCAAAGAAATCTACCGCATCAACATGAAAACCGGACAGGAATGCTACGTCGATTGTTACCCAACGCCCGACGAGCTTTGGCACATGGTTTATGCGCAAGAAAGCGACTGGCGTAATAAATTTGCCCAAATTGGCTTTGAAACCAAAAGTGGTACTTGGAAACCGCGCTACTACCAACACAACGCCATTGAAGCTGCCCTCGAAGCCCTAATCAGCGGCAAAGACCGCATCCTTCTCACGCTGGCAACCGGCACAGGCAAAACCGCGATAGCGTTCCAAATTGCATGGAAATTGTTCCACAGCCGCTGGAACGTCAAAGCATGGCGTGGTGATACCAGCGTTGACCGTCAGCCGCGCATCCTGTTTCTGACGGATCGCAATATCCTCGCCAATCAAGCCTACAACGCTTTTTCCGCCTTCCCCGAAGATGCAATGGTGCGGATTGCGCCGAATGTCATCCGCAAAAAGAAAGCTGTCCCCAAAAATGGCAACCTGTTTTTCACCATTTTCCAAACCTTCATGACCGACACCAAGGATGCGGCGGGCAACACGACCCCCAGCTTTGGTGATTACCCGCCCGACTTTTTCGACCTAATCATTATTGACGAATGCCACCGTGGCGGCGCGAACGACGAAGGCAGTTGGCGCGGCATCATGGATTATTTCAGCACAGCGGTACAAATCGGCCTGACCGCCACGCCCAAACGCGACGGCAATGTCGACACCTACAAATATTTTGGCGAAGCGGTGTACACCTACTCGCTCAAGGAAGGCATTAATGACGGCTTCCTGACCCCGTTTCGGATTAAACGCATTGTCAGCACCCTCGACGAATACACCCACGCCGCCGACGACGAAGTGCTGGAAGGTGAGGTTGAAGAGGGCAGAATCTACACCGAAGCCGAAATGAATCGAGTGCTGGAAATCGAAGACCGCGAACGCCATCGGGTCAAAACCTTCATGAACCTGATCGACCAAAGCGAAAAAACCTTGGTATTTTGCGCCACCCAGCAACACGCCTTAGCGGTGCGCAACCTCATCAACCAGATGAAACGCAGCACCCAACCCAATTACTGCGTGCGCGTCGCGGCGGATGACGGCAAAGAAGGCGAACGCCTGCTGAGTGCGTTTCAGGATAACGAAAAAAACATCCCCACGATTTTGACCACTTCCCGCAAACTCTCCACTGGCGTGGATGCGCGGAATATGCGCAATATCATCCTGATGCGCCCCGTCACCAGCATGATCGAATTCAAGCAAATCGTCGGGCGTGGCACGCGCCTATTCGATTTCAAAGACTACTTCACCCTCTACGACTTCGTGAAAGCCTACGAACACTTCAAAGATCCCGAATGGGATGGCGAGCCGGAAGTGTGTAAGGTCTGCAATGAACGTGTGTGTATCTGCGATGCAGGCGACAAACCCACGCCATCAATACGCGCACCAAACGACTGCCTACAACCACCCAAACGCGCCAAAGTAAAATTGGCAGCAGGCAAAGCCGACAACATTCAAAACCTGATTTCTACCGAATTCTTGGGCGAGGACGGCAAACCCATGAGCGTGCAAGATTATCTGCAACAGTTTTACACCGCCCTGCCGGAATTTTTTAAGGACGAGGAAGAATTACGTGCCTTGTGGAGTCAGCCCGAAACCCGCCAAGGCTTGCTGGATGGCTTGCAGGCAAAAGGTTACGCCGCGCAACAATTACAAGTGATCAGCCGTGCGGTGAATGCCGAGCGCAGCGACTTGTTTGATGTGCTGGCGCATATCGCGTTTGCCTTGCCGCCGAAAACACGTGAAGAGCGCATCGCTACACACAAAACGCGAATTTACCAAGGCTACAACTACAAACAACGTGAATTCATCGAATTTGTGCTGGGGCATTACGTCGATGATGGCATTACCGAATTAGCGCCGACCAAGTTGAAAACTTTCATTGACCTGAAATACCAAGGCATCCGCGATATGCCCGAAGAATTGGGCAAAGCCGCTGATGTGAAAAAACTGTTCGTCGAATTTCAGCAACGCTTGTACGCGCCGCTATAG
- a CDS encoding UPF0175 family protein has translation MQVVNIRQLKTNPSVALREAKRELMMVTNRDKPDALLVSMEQLSGIPNLEQVRLVLGVAMFRDKLLSLAAAAKVAGKSLSEMLTLVSNMGIPVVDYSEEEAAAEAAFAEKWINERQAQKAIKAA, from the coding sequence ATGCAAGTTGTCAATATACGCCAACTCAAGACCAATCCATCGGTTGCGTTGCGCGAAGCAAAGCGTGAACTCATGATGGTCACAAACCGTGATAAACCGGATGCACTCTTGGTTAGCATGGAGCAATTGTCTGGTATCCCCAATCTTGAGCAAGTGCGCCTAGTTCTCGGTGTCGCGATGTTTCGGGACAAATTGCTTTCGCTTGCAGCAGCGGCAAAAGTTGCGGGTAAATCATTGTCTGAAATGTTGACGCTGGTTTCTAATATGGGCATTCCGGTAGTCGATTATTCGGAAGAGGAAGCGGCAGCAGAGGCCGCTTTTGCAGAAAAATGGATTAACGAACGACAAGCACAAAAGGCTATAAAAGCGGCATGA
- a CDS encoding DUF3368 domain-containing protein, whose amino-acid sequence MSQQIVITDASPLIALARIGHIHLLRELFSEVWITETVRQEVLLGGQFSDAAPIDAAIQAGWLQVELLPETLPSPAGVAAYVAGLDPGETSAILWAAGLRQTGQRVLLIMDEMKGRAVARRLSLEIMGSAGIIATAKRLGLIPQARPLLEQLQASGYYLSPTVAEMALKIAGEA is encoded by the coding sequence ATGAGTCAACAAATAGTCATTACCGATGCCAGCCCGTTGATTGCGCTGGCACGCATTGGTCACATTCACTTGTTGCGCGAATTGTTCAGTGAAGTCTGGATCACTGAAACCGTTCGACAGGAAGTGTTGCTGGGTGGTCAGTTTAGCGATGCTGCGCCGATTGATGCCGCGATACAGGCAGGGTGGTTACAAGTTGAATTGCTGCCAGAAACCTTGCCAAGCCCTGCTGGTGTAGCGGCGTATGTTGCGGGGCTAGACCCCGGTGAAACCAGTGCGATTTTATGGGCGGCGGGGCTGCGACAAACGGGGCAACGTGTATTGTTGATCATGGATGAAATGAAAGGGCGAGCAGTAGCGCGGCGTTTATCACTAGAGATCATGGGCAGTGCGGGGATCATCGCCACAGCCAAACGATTGGGACTGATTCCACAAGCGCGTCCGTTACTGGAACAATTACAGGCTTCAGGGTATTACCTGTCACCTACAGTAGCGGAAATGGCGTTGAAAATTGCGGGAGAAGCGTGA
- a CDS encoding restriction endonuclease subunit S: MLKKMYKEYRLKDITTKIGSGATPKGGHESYQEEGIPLIRSLNVYDDGFRTSGLAYLDDQQAKKLSNVTVQENDVLLNITGASVARCCIVPSDLVPARVNQHVSIIRVKPELVDSKFLSILLTSKKYKDLLLHHGESGSTRQAITKLQLEEFVVSLPPLPEQTRIVAILDEAFANISQAVANAEKNLANARELFDSYLNEVFTRKGEGWEEKILDELTEKITKGSSPNWQGVNYIDHPGVLFVTSENVGVNKILLDKVKYVDSVFNEKDKKSILRKGDVLTNIVGASIGRTAIFDRDDVANINQAVCLIRCDQRYLNNKYLAYLLNSPFFREILHDNEIDNARANLSLGFFRSLSVPFPSLEEQVVIVQNLVNIESFIQELEGVYRRKLAALAELKQALLQKAFTGELTAANHPHPQLSSQNHASPAIFNAISATVGDR, from the coding sequence ATGCTTAAAAAGATGTACAAAGAATATCGACTAAAAGATATAACGACAAAAATTGGTAGTGGTGCTACGCCGAAAGGTGGTCATGAATCTTATCAAGAAGAAGGCATTCCTTTAATACGCAGTTTAAATGTTTATGACGATGGCTTTAGAACGTCGGGTTTGGCTTATTTAGATGACCAACAAGCAAAAAAGCTGTCTAATGTTACTGTGCAAGAAAATGATGTTCTTTTGAATATTACGGGAGCATCTGTTGCTCGTTGTTGCATAGTGCCAAGTGATCTTGTACCAGCAAGAGTAAATCAGCATGTTTCAATTATTAGGGTGAAGCCTGAGTTAGTCGATTCCAAGTTTCTTTCAATATTGCTGACTTCAAAGAAATATAAAGATTTGTTGTTGCATCATGGTGAATCAGGCTCGACTAGACAGGCAATTACAAAACTGCAACTGGAAGAGTTTGTCGTTTCTCTTCCCCCACTCCCCGAACAAACCCGCATTGTCGCGATTCTCGATGAAGCCTTTGCCAACATCAGCCAAGCGGTTGCCAACGCTGAAAAGAACCTTGCCAACGCCCGCGAGTTGTTCGACAGCTATTTGAATGAAGTGTTTACGCGCAAGGGTGAGGGATGGGAAGAAAAGATCTTAGATGAGCTAACAGAAAAAATAACTAAAGGTTCATCTCCAAATTGGCAAGGTGTTAATTATATTGACCATCCTGGGGTTTTATTTGTTACGAGTGAGAATGTTGGAGTAAATAAAATTCTCCTTGATAAGGTTAAGTATGTTGATAGTGTTTTTAACGAAAAAGACAAGAAATCAATTTTAAGGAAAGGCGATGTTTTAACTAATATAGTTGGCGCATCTATTGGTAGGACTGCCATTTTTGATAGAGATGATGTGGCAAATATAAATCAAGCAGTTTGTTTAATTAGATGTGACCAAAGGTACTTGAATAACAAATACCTTGCCTATCTCCTGAACTCTCCATTCTTTAGGGAGATTTTGCATGACAATGAGATTGACAATGCCAGAGCAAATCTAAGTTTAGGTTTCTTTCGCTCCCTATCCGTCCCATTTCCGAGCTTAGAAGAACAAGTAGTTATAGTCCAAAATTTGGTTAATATCGAAAGTTTTATTCAAGAGCTTGAGGGTGTTTATCGGCGGAAGTTGGCGGCGTTGGCAGAGTTGAAGCAGGCGTTATTGCAGAAGGCGTTTACGGGCGAGTTGACGGCGGCTAACCATCCGCATCCACAATTGAGTAGCCAGAATCACGCTTCTCCCGCAATTTTCAACGCCATTTCCGCTACTGTAGGTGACAGGTAA